From a single bacterium genomic region:
- a CDS encoding 30S ribosomal protein S1, translated as MSEDQMKDAMFDEEKNSDIPEDEPREESTEEDDEFAALLDQHLPESAPKTMGELFDATVVGILEDAVLLDYGSKEEAAIAIGEFLDARGNPTVNIGDRVRILMTGWDENGNPDMSYRKARAAQAVRMVAEAWEKKVPVRGVISEAVKGGVVVDIGMRAFMPGSHVDLFRVGDLSTMVGQDIEAHILDFDPDRKRVVLSRRQLLAERREKSQLEFLSTVAAGQNLKGKVRDVLDFGAFVELEGGAEGLVPRSELSWDRASHPSEIVAPGQEIDVKVLDVSPETGKITLSRKRLNRDPWETINDIFPAGSTVKGKVVGIQSFGAFVQLQEGITGLLHVSDLSWESSEKKVEDEFQVGDEVTCQVIEVDQEKKRLSLSLKHLSRDPWMDIEAQYPVGTRHKGTVTGLREFGAFVKISDNVEGLLHISDLSWTTRPNHPSDLLKEGQEIEVVVLELDRNRRRISLGMKQLSESPFQGFVDAHPAGSVVNGKVTRVAGFGAFVEVAPGVEGLVHISELDVARVESAEKVVRVDQEIPVKVLKIDPDKGRISLSRKQALDQIERENIKQYMKKEDEKTVGSGLGDLLRAAMEKKGKK; from the coding sequence ATGTCGGAAGATCAGATGAAAGACGCCATGTTCGACGAGGAAAAGAACTCGGACATCCCCGAGGACGAGCCTCGCGAAGAATCCACGGAAGAGGACGACGAGTTCGCCGCCCTCCTGGACCAACACCTCCCGGAATCCGCCCCCAAGACCATGGGCGAGCTCTTCGATGCCACGGTTGTCGGCATCCTCGAAGACGCCGTGCTTCTTGACTACGGCTCAAAGGAAGAAGCCGCCATCGCGATCGGCGAGTTCCTGGATGCCCGCGGCAATCCGACCGTCAACATCGGCGATCGCGTTCGCATCCTGATGACAGGTTGGGATGAGAACGGGAATCCGGATATGAGCTACCGGAAAGCCCGCGCCGCCCAGGCCGTGCGCATGGTTGCTGAAGCTTGGGAGAAGAAGGTCCCCGTGCGCGGCGTGATTTCCGAAGCTGTGAAGGGTGGCGTCGTTGTCGACATTGGCATGCGCGCGTTCATGCCGGGCAGCCATGTCGACCTGTTCCGTGTTGGCGATCTGTCGACCATGGTTGGACAGGATATCGAGGCGCACATTCTGGATTTCGACCCGGACCGCAAGCGCGTCGTGCTTTCTCGCCGTCAACTCCTGGCGGAGCGCCGCGAGAAGAGCCAGTTGGAGTTCCTTTCCACTGTCGCCGCCGGCCAGAATCTGAAGGGCAAGGTTCGTGACGTCTTGGACTTCGGCGCATTCGTTGAACTCGAAGGCGGCGCAGAGGGCCTTGTCCCCCGCAGCGAACTATCCTGGGATCGCGCCAGCCATCCCAGCGAGATCGTTGCACCCGGCCAGGAAATCGACGTCAAGGTTCTCGATGTTTCACCCGAAACGGGCAAGATCACGCTTTCTCGCAAGCGCCTGAATCGCGATCCGTGGGAGACGATCAACGACATCTTCCCCGCCGGCTCCACCGTGAAGGGCAAGGTCGTTGGAATCCAGAGCTTCGGCGCCTTCGTTCAACTCCAGGAAGGCATTACCGGCTTGCTCCACGTCTCCGATCTGTCCTGGGAGTCCAGCGAAAAGAAGGTCGAAGACGAGTTCCAGGTGGGCGACGAAGTGACCTGCCAGGTCATTGAAGTCGACCAGGAGAAGAAGCGTCTCTCCCTAAGCCTGAAGCACCTCTCCCGCGATCCGTGGATGGACATTGAGGCCCAGTACCCGGTCGGTACGCGCCACAAAGGCACCGTCACCGGCCTGCGTGAGTTCGGCGCTTTCGTGAAGATCTCCGACAATGTTGAGGGACTTCTGCACATCAGCGATCTGAGTTGGACCACGCGGCCGAACCACCCGAGCGATCTCCTGAAAGAAGGCCAGGAGATTGAAGTCGTGGTTTTGGAGCTGGACCGTAACCGTAGGCGAATCAGTCTTGGAATGAAGCAGCTCAGTGAGTCCCCATTCCAGGGATTCGTGGATGCGCATCCCGCCGGTTCCGTCGTGAACGGCAAGGTCACTCGCGTCGCCGGCTTTGGCGCATTCGTCGAAGTCGCCCCCGGCGTCGAGGGTCTAGTCCATATCAGCGAGCTCGACGTTGCCCGCGTCGAATCGGCCGAGAAGGTCGTCCGCGTGGATCAGGAGATTCCCGTCAAGGTTTTGAAGATCGACCCGGACAAGGGACGGATCTCGCTGTCTCGCAAGCAGGCTCTTGACCAGATCGAGCGCGAGAATATCAAGCAGTACATGAAGAAGGAAGACGAGAAGACCGTCGGCTCCGGCCTCGGCGATCTGTTGCGTGCCGCGATGGAGAAGAAGGGGAAGAAGTAA
- a CDS encoding PilZ domain-containing protein gives MSSPERRRLPRVRCRFRAELYILFPEETFRPIPYMCQVADVSQSGMKVQVPNLPQDQYRLLLTSVRFARIIVRGGERKAKVYCRIVWIGERKDSDGRGFHELGLFFEKNERNTQPDIQFIVERAREAGNADSGELSPHQTFPEGDE, from the coding sequence ATGTCCTCTCCCGAACGTCGTCGCCTCCCACGAGTCCGTTGCCGCTTTCGCGCTGAGCTCTACATCCTCTTTCCAGAGGAGACATTCCGCCCGATCCCCTACATGTGCCAGGTTGCAGACGTTTCACAGTCCGGGATGAAAGTTCAGGTTCCGAACCTTCCCCAGGACCAGTATCGGCTCCTGCTTACCTCTGTTCGGTTCGCACGAATCATCGTTCGGGGCGGCGAGCGGAAGGCGAAAGTCTATTGTCGGATCGTGTGGATCGGCGAGCGGAAGGACTCTGACGGACGGGGATTTCACGAGCTGGGGCTCTTTTTCGAGAAGAACGAACGGAACACCCAGCCCGACATCCAGTTCATCGTTGAGCGGGCCCGAGAGGCTGGAAACGCCGATTCCGGCGAGCTATCGCCCCACCAGACATTCCCGGAAGGCGATGAATAA
- a CDS encoding PilZ domain-containing protein, with the protein MSQSNRRTHLRETCLLPAQLAYLQPGGELRPHTFLVMMSDVSTAGARLRCPTGAENWMPREGGIALLTLGDGACLHQISCRVVWRSPRNPDQGRKYDELGIAFDIRDPSSQRSAEYVLTRGRQSTPRPITPYAHT; encoded by the coding sequence ATGAGCCAGAGTAACCGTCGCACCCACCTACGCGAAACGTGCCTGCTGCCCGCTCAACTGGCTTATCTGCAACCAGGGGGCGAGCTGCGTCCCCACACCTTCCTCGTCATGATGTCCGATGTTTCCACTGCCGGGGCGCGTTTGCGCTGCCCGACCGGCGCTGAAAACTGGATGCCACGCGAAGGAGGTATCGCCCTCCTGACGCTCGGCGATGGTGCATGTCTGCACCAGATTTCCTGCCGAGTCGTCTGGCGTTCTCCGCGCAATCCGGATCAGGGACGCAAGTACGATGAACTGGGGATCGCTTTCGATATTCGCGATCCATCATCGCAACGAAGCGCAGAATATGTGCTGACTCGTGGACGCCAATCCACACCGCGCCCCATCACGCCTTACGCACACACTTGA
- a CDS encoding glycosyltransferase family 4 protein: MTIGDRLSIAVFNTAHRWIGEAAGTDLLARELADRGHRVRMVVPNRGWLSKNLRETTYPIMRVPWRLAGGRGANRPRQYRAVARFLRKFRPDIIHVGRGKEHWCVALVRPFATPSSRIVRTRHVVLPMKQSVANRWLFRRCTDGVTAVSQAAFSGLGDLGDWLPDSRRRVVLGAVDTTRFRPDRRDPELRASLGAPGDEILIGCLGRWQRIKGHDIFLPAVARVAARHPNVRVVVAGRKITLDHPRQRELHQQSGLGDRAHFLGMLDDAAPLVASLDIGVIASRGSEGFSRIAAEYAASRVAIVATRVGALPEIFDDGETGLLVPPENVDAMEEALERAVADVELRRRLTDQAHERLVPMFSPARMAEEIEALYYETLAAR, translated from the coding sequence GTGACCATTGGGGATCGTCTTTCCATTGCAGTGTTCAACACGGCCCATCGCTGGATCGGCGAGGCGGCCGGGACGGATCTGCTTGCGCGCGAGTTGGCCGATCGCGGTCACCGCGTGCGCATGGTCGTTCCGAACCGTGGTTGGCTCTCGAAGAACCTGCGCGAGACGACCTATCCGATCATGCGCGTGCCCTGGCGTCTCGCCGGTGGCAGGGGAGCAAATCGCCCGCGTCAGTACCGCGCCGTGGCACGCTTCCTTCGCAAGTTCCGCCCGGACATCATCCATGTCGGTCGCGGTAAGGAGCACTGGTGCGTGGCGCTGGTCCGCCCGTTCGCGACGCCCTCCAGCCGGATTGTTCGGACGCGTCATGTTGTTCTGCCGATGAAGCAGAGCGTTGCGAACCGGTGGCTCTTCCGCCGATGTACGGACGGAGTCACGGCCGTCTCGCAGGCGGCTTTCTCCGGCCTGGGAGACTTGGGCGACTGGCTGCCTGATTCACGCCGTCGGGTCGTTCTTGGTGCCGTCGATACAACGCGATTTCGGCCGGATCGGCGCGATCCGGAACTGCGCGCCTCGTTGGGCGCTCCGGGCGACGAGATTCTGATCGGGTGCCTGGGCCGCTGGCAGCGCATCAAGGGCCACGACATCTTCCTGCCCGCCGTTGCGCGTGTAGCGGCTCGCCATCCCAATGTTCGAGTCGTCGTCGCGGGCCGCAAAATCACATTAGATCATCCGCGCCAACGTGAGTTACATCAACAATCCGGCTTGGGCGACCGCGCCCACTTCCTCGGGATGCTGGACGATGCCGCACCACTTGTCGCCTCGTTGGACATCGGGGTGATCGCTTCCCGCGGCAGCGAGGGATTCAGCCGAATTGCCGCCGAGTACGCCGCCAGTCGCGTTGCTATTGTCGCGACCCGCGTTGGAGCACTTCCGGAGATTTTCGACGATGGCGAAACAGGCCTTCTCGTTCCGCCCGAGAACGTGGATGCGATGGAAGAAGCTCTCGAGCGCGCCGTCGCCGATGTGGAACTTCGCAGGCGTCTGACTGACCAGGCCCACGAGCGTCTTGTTCCGATGTTCTCTCCCGCGCGCATGGCCGAGGAAATCGAGGCGCTCTACTACGAGACGCTCGCCGCACGATGA
- a CDS encoding amylo-alpha-1,6-glucosidase has protein sequence MTKREWLEPNGSGGFACGTEHGEIQRFWHGLLWVARKPPTARVRLVAGLEEYALGDDDKRIALTDTLQGTEWSDPELEATFYAHPFATWTWPLPGGGTLVKRVFMPRFSDAVVVQYELDGEVHGSKSQTLELRPILGHDPGVKKWPKAGKLGSIDGTTLKVVSASQLIAGDAQTEGPFAVVHAIEADCEENAVGDLWKAPSFRFTVEPDMPTWIVFTSKKPDFEPAEAFHQERSRRAQLEIPGLSGSDLLTASQRNSLAKAADDCVVRRHDGRYTILAGYPWFTDWGRDTMISLTGLCLLPYRFEDARSIISHFLDHANKGIIPNLFPEEGGDEPQFNTIDGTLWLFEAAFRYARATGDWYFIKDNLDKLADIIRWHREGTHFGIKVDRDGLLRGGDPGSQLTWMDVKVNGEVPTPRHGKPVEIQGLWYNALTLLADAEFELGIGGETVAEWRVMAERCRSAFASRFLIDGADHLADVVDRDGPGTRDETIRPNMIIPFGLTNNIIPSYHRANVLRAAAHKLLTPRGLRTLDPDHPNYHGIYCGDRLARDRAYHQGTAWMWLLAPYLAGVHSEGDRVRELRSAVPGLIRELLEHFHNEGCMESCSEIFDADAPHKPRGCFAQAWSVAALVEVLTHDWKR, from the coding sequence ATGACGAAACGCGAATGGCTGGAACCAAATGGCAGTGGCGGCTTTGCGTGCGGGACGGAGCACGGCGAGATTCAGCGCTTCTGGCACGGCCTGCTCTGGGTCGCTCGCAAACCACCCACGGCACGCGTGCGTCTCGTTGCGGGACTTGAGGAGTATGCCCTCGGCGATGACGATAAGCGCATCGCGCTGACGGATACTCTGCAGGGGACCGAGTGGTCAGATCCTGAACTGGAGGCCACTTTCTACGCGCATCCGTTTGCTACGTGGACCTGGCCGCTGCCGGGCGGGGGGACGCTCGTAAAGCGCGTCTTCATGCCGCGCTTCAGCGATGCCGTTGTCGTCCAGTACGAACTCGACGGCGAAGTCCACGGGTCCAAGTCGCAGACTCTCGAACTGCGTCCGATACTTGGGCACGATCCCGGAGTGAAGAAGTGGCCAAAGGCTGGCAAACTCGGTTCCATCGATGGCACGACCCTCAAGGTCGTGTCTGCGTCCCAACTAATCGCGGGCGACGCACAGACCGAAGGACCATTCGCCGTCGTGCACGCGATTGAGGCGGACTGTGAAGAGAACGCTGTCGGAGACCTCTGGAAAGCGCCATCGTTCCGCTTCACCGTTGAGCCCGACATGCCGACGTGGATCGTGTTTACCAGCAAGAAGCCCGACTTCGAACCCGCCGAGGCGTTCCACCAGGAACGCTCGCGCCGCGCGCAGTTGGAAATTCCTGGCCTCTCCGGCTCGGACTTGTTGACTGCTTCGCAGCGCAACAGCCTGGCGAAGGCCGCGGACGATTGCGTCGTTCGTCGCCACGATGGGCGTTATACCATCCTGGCCGGCTATCCTTGGTTCACGGACTGGGGACGCGATACGATGATCTCTCTCACCGGGCTTTGCCTGCTGCCGTATCGGTTCGAGGATGCGCGTTCGATCATCTCGCACTTCCTCGACCACGCGAACAAGGGGATCATCCCTAACCTCTTTCCCGAGGAAGGCGGCGACGAGCCCCAGTTCAATACGATCGACGGGACGCTGTGGCTCTTCGAAGCGGCGTTCCGCTACGCGCGGGCAACCGGTGACTGGTACTTCATCAAGGACAACCTGGATAAGCTTGCCGACATCATTCGGTGGCATCGCGAGGGGACACACTTCGGGATCAAGGTCGATCGCGACGGATTGCTTCGCGGCGGCGATCCGGGCAGTCAGTTGACCTGGATGGATGTGAAGGTGAACGGGGAAGTTCCGACGCCGCGCCATGGCAAGCCGGTCGAAATCCAGGGCCTCTGGTACAACGCGCTGACATTGCTCGCGGACGCTGAGTTCGAGCTCGGCATCGGCGGCGAGACCGTGGCCGAGTGGCGCGTGATGGCCGAGCGCTGCCGCAGCGCCTTCGCCTCCCGTTTCTTGATCGATGGAGCCGATCACCTGGCCGATGTTGTCGATCGTGACGGGCCGGGCACGCGGGACGAAACGATCCGCCCCAATATGATCATCCCGTTCGGCCTGACAAACAACATCATCCCGTCCTATCACCGCGCGAATGTACTTCGAGCTGCGGCACATAAGCTCTTGACTCCCAGGGGTCTGCGAACGCTCGATCCGGATCATCCAAACTATCATGGGATCTATTGCGGCGATCGCCTGGCGCGTGATCGGGCCTACCATCAGGGCACCGCATGGATGTGGTTGTTGGCGCCGTACCTGGCCGGCGTGCACTCCGAAGGCGATCGTGTTCGTGAACTCCGGTCCGCTGTTCCAGGCCTGATCCGCGAGCTTCTGGAGCATTTCCACAACGAAGGCTGCATGGAAAGCTGCTCCGAAATCTTCGACGCGGATGCGCCCCATAAACCGCGGGGCTGTTTTGCCCAGGCGTGGTCCGTCGCGGCCCTCGTCGAGGTCCTGACGCACGACTGGAAGCGCTGA
- the larB gene encoding nickel pincer cofactor biosynthesis protein LarB, whose protein sequence is MTKQPPPEEAFRNDLRELLQKVAQGDYNPESAVDQVRDLMVKDLGYAKVDTHRLARRGRPEAIFGQGKTAAQIIDIAEALVQAGQNVLVTRLNPGKLDEVAEAFRGWKAQRNDRARTLLVTVNEPPRKSGTVGVVCAGTTDIPVAEEAAVTAEALGSPVERLYDVGVAGIHRLLRHREALERLRVLVVAAGMEGALASVVGGLVRAPVIAVPTSVGYGASFGGLAALLGMLNSCAPGVSVVNIDNGYGAGYLADVINEIGEVEEDKPNAPSGESI, encoded by the coding sequence ATGACGAAGCAGCCACCGCCTGAAGAGGCATTCCGCAACGATTTGCGCGAACTCCTGCAGAAAGTCGCACAGGGAGACTACAACCCCGAATCCGCCGTGGACCAGGTTCGCGACCTGATGGTCAAGGATCTCGGTTACGCGAAGGTGGACACGCACCGGCTCGCCCGTCGGGGACGTCCGGAAGCCATTTTCGGCCAGGGCAAGACCGCCGCGCAGATCATCGACATCGCAGAGGCACTCGTGCAGGCCGGGCAGAATGTCCTGGTTACGCGGCTGAATCCTGGAAAGCTGGATGAAGTCGCGGAGGCATTCCGGGGCTGGAAGGCCCAGCGAAACGACCGGGCGCGCACGTTGCTGGTCACTGTCAATGAACCACCTCGCAAGAGCGGCACTGTGGGTGTGGTTTGCGCCGGCACGACGGACATTCCCGTTGCGGAAGAGGCTGCTGTGACGGCCGAGGCGCTGGGAAGTCCCGTCGAGCGATTGTACGATGTGGGCGTTGCGGGGATTCATCGATTGTTGCGCCATCGCGAAGCACTGGAGCGCCTGCGCGTCCTCGTCGTCGCCGCAGGCATGGAGGGGGCACTTGCCTCCGTTGTGGGTGGGCTGGTGCGCGCACCGGTCATCGCAGTACCGACCAGCGTTGGGTACGGCGCCTCCTTCGGAGGGTTGGCGGCCCTGCTGGGAATGCTGAATAGCTGCGCGCCGGGAGTCTCTGTCGTGAATATCGACAACGGCTACGGCGCCGGTTACCTCGCCGACGTCATCAATGAAATTGGCGAGGTTGAGGAAGACAAACCAAACGCACCATCCGGAGAATCGATCTGA
- a CDS encoding EutN/CcmL family microcompartment protein: MDMARVIGTLWCSVKDPALDNLRLAIVQPINHRLEDMGSPAVAIDQLNRSEGELVYIVRSGDAMFAHYGTHYAPTDCAIAGIVDSLNVEGMEGNST; this comes from the coding sequence ATGGATATGGCGCGCGTGATCGGAACACTGTGGTGTTCCGTCAAGGACCCGGCACTCGACAATCTGCGACTTGCAATCGTTCAGCCGATCAATCATCGGCTCGAGGACATGGGTTCGCCTGCCGTTGCAATCGACCAGCTTAATCGCTCCGAAGGCGAACTGGTCTACATCGTTCGCAGTGGCGATGCGATGTTTGCACACTACGGCACGCACTACGCGCCGACGGACTGTGCCATTGCCGGCATCGTTGATTCGTTGAACGTCGAGGGCATGGAAGGTAATTCGACATGA
- a CDS encoding EutN/CcmL family microcompartment protein, whose translation MRVARVVGNLVSTFKLPAYETRKLMVVEELGLDHEPLGKVTMAIDYVGAGPGDTVLVGAAPGLASLVFHVERAPINDLIMGIVDRVDSGGVHEAYGNSVR comes from the coding sequence ATGAGAGTCGCCCGCGTAGTGGGGAACCTTGTTTCTACGTTCAAACTCCCCGCCTACGAGACCCGCAAGCTGATGGTTGTCGAGGAACTGGGGCTGGATCACGAGCCCCTGGGCAAAGTGACGATGGCCATCGACTACGTGGGTGCCGGCCCCGGGGACACAGTTCTCGTCGGCGCCGCACCGGGCCTGGCATCGCTGGTCTTTCACGTCGAACGCGCACCCATCAACGACTTGATCATGGGAATCGTCGATCGGGTCGACTCCGGTGGAGTACACGAGGCATACGGGAACAGTGTTCGATAA
- a CDS encoding phosphodiester glycosidase family protein, producing the protein MFDKIDFLRKKTPPPLPPGAKPFDQGAIEKILGTRCEKDSFVIVEDTRRFLAPGVSWRRRRLGWSDHFTGEDMGLCLNELRVESGFPAKLQPSIAMAYPGLLDIDAIEYAYWQTHWAAGALRGQSPGEKESRLFVNMRALTCSKSGAPRGPWEDLEALQLSVDSGEWNDDLLDLIPTMQPSLRRFNGSQLEVARYLPAYPPSWSVQADANVLAATNGGYFLNFPEEYEDDLSALHQPIGALYADGMLHMPPWIERPCAVEWRDGVRRIEVLGPQNLTMCVNDNGVFQLVSGIQEPEAAATVWREFDGPMPSVEPGEPVVDLVFSGTGLAKVAAPGTAHPPIGGAIVRLMGSLAAPWQEWLDDPGRAPFPKWELRLITSRDMALDWVMASGPKLLSDGRVLDADALLSPWAAGEFRPNGPPPSRYPYDADRTRGPRTAIGLTTSEDWVITVIDGRTDMAHSVGLTLCELARLMHHLGCYHSMNLDGGGSSVMAIEGISQLDQLRPGIASSVTNIPSDPGSRERILPVALTVVSNPGG; encoded by the coding sequence GTGTTCGATAAAATCGATTTCTTGAGAAAAAAGACTCCTCCGCCGCTTCCCCCCGGCGCGAAGCCCTTCGATCAGGGCGCGATCGAGAAGATTCTCGGCACGCGCTGCGAGAAGGACTCGTTCGTCATCGTGGAAGATACGCGACGTTTCCTGGCTCCGGGTGTCAGTTGGCGACGCCGTCGCCTTGGGTGGTCCGACCATTTCACGGGCGAGGACATGGGTCTTTGCCTCAACGAGTTGCGCGTCGAGAGCGGCTTTCCGGCCAAGCTCCAGCCCAGCATTGCCATGGCCTATCCCGGGCTGCTGGACATCGATGCGATCGAGTATGCGTACTGGCAGACGCACTGGGCGGCCGGCGCGCTGCGCGGTCAATCCCCCGGGGAGAAAGAATCGCGCCTTTTCGTCAATATGCGCGCGCTGACTTGCTCGAAGTCCGGCGCTCCGCGCGGTCCGTGGGAAGATCTCGAAGCTCTTCAGCTCAGTGTCGATTCCGGCGAGTGGAACGACGATCTGCTCGATCTGATTCCCACGATGCAGCCAAGCCTGAGACGCTTCAACGGATCACAGTTGGAGGTCGCGCGCTACCTGCCGGCCTATCCGCCCTCCTGGTCCGTCCAGGCAGATGCGAACGTGCTGGCGGCGACGAACGGCGGGTACTTCCTGAATTTCCCCGAAGAATACGAGGACGATTTGAGCGCGCTGCATCAACCCATCGGCGCGTTGTATGCCGACGGGATGCTGCACATGCCTCCGTGGATCGAGCGTCCCTGCGCGGTGGAGTGGCGAGACGGCGTTCGCCGGATCGAAGTTCTCGGTCCGCAGAACCTGACAATGTGCGTGAATGATAACGGCGTATTCCAACTGGTCTCAGGCATTCAGGAGCCAGAAGCCGCCGCAACGGTGTGGCGCGAATTCGATGGCCCGATGCCGAGTGTCGAGCCTGGCGAACCGGTCGTCGACCTGGTGTTCTCGGGTACTGGACTCGCCAAGGTTGCCGCTCCGGGCACTGCTCATCCTCCCATCGGAGGGGCGATTGTACGCCTGATGGGCTCCCTGGCTGCTCCCTGGCAGGAGTGGCTGGATGATCCCGGGCGGGCGCCATTCCCGAAGTGGGAGCTTCGCCTGATCACTTCCCGCGACATGGCTCTCGACTGGGTGATGGCATCCGGGCCGAAGTTGCTTTCAGACGGCCGCGTGCTTGACGCGGACGCATTGCTGTCGCCTTGGGCGGCGGGGGAGTTCCGCCCGAATGGCCCGCCACCGAGTCGCTATCCCTACGATGCCGATCGTACTCGCGGTCCCCGAACGGCCATTGGCCTGACGACCAGCGAAGACTGGGTGATTACCGTGATCGATGGACGGACCGATATGGCTCACAGTGTGGGCCTGACACTGTGCGAGCTCGCCCGCCTGATGCATCACCTCGGCTGCTATCATTCGATGAACCTGGACGGCGGCGGCTCGAGCGTCATGGCGATCGAAGGCATCAGCCAGCTTGACCAGTTGAGGCCCGGCATTGCCAGTTCCGTCACGAACATCCCCTCCGACCCCGGATCGCGGGAACGCATTCTGCCGGTGGCACTGACGGTCGTCAGCAACCCTGGAGGATGA
- a CDS encoding cation:proton antiporter codes for MLRPDFKRRPLPSWRMISTILLGTLIWFLTVQSTGFGQNAVEENFPDDTVQEIEAAVAEHGSLADEEHALVEMEAEHGEEHSAGHSDPIALVLLELLLVLLAAKIGGHFAEKFHQPAVLGELLIGVAIGSATLFWDGSALSQTIHAVREEGSYLDMVARLGVVLLLFEVGLETSVKEMMKVGWLSFIVAVVGVVAPFLIGYGVSVALITDFPPGLPPGHGHMFVGAILCATSVGITARVFKDLGKLQTREAKVILGAAVIDDVIGLVILAVVAGIIVADENGVEASVVTIASITTLKAIVFLGLAIFLGLKLAPYGFRLMAKLRGAHLLVATALIFCFLLAYLANAVGLATIVGAFAAGLVLEESHIRPFLTGDDEEHAHDALGHQLHPLSALVVPVFFVLMGIQVQLETFAQVDVLVLAALLTVAAIVGKQVCGLPIKGGIWSKLTVGFGMIPRGEVGLIFAAIGRGLGVVSPSVFSAVVIMVIVTTLITPPLLRVSMFRIPEESH; via the coding sequence TTGCTAAGACCGGATTTTAAGCGCCGCCCGCTTCCAAGCTGGCGGATGATCAGCACGATTCTGTTGGGTACGCTGATCTGGTTCTTGACTGTACAGTCGACTGGCTTTGGCCAGAATGCTGTCGAAGAGAACTTCCCCGATGACACCGTCCAAGAGATCGAAGCTGCCGTAGCAGAGCATGGTTCCCTGGCTGATGAGGAACATGCACTGGTTGAAATGGAAGCCGAACACGGCGAAGAACACAGCGCCGGTCACTCCGATCCCATCGCGCTCGTGCTTCTCGAGCTACTCCTTGTATTGCTCGCAGCCAAGATTGGTGGGCACTTCGCTGAGAAGTTCCATCAGCCGGCGGTCCTCGGCGAACTTCTGATCGGCGTTGCGATCGGATCGGCCACGCTCTTCTGGGATGGCAGCGCCTTATCCCAGACGATCCACGCCGTGCGCGAAGAGGGATCCTACTTGGACATGGTCGCTCGCCTGGGTGTCGTCCTGTTGCTGTTCGAGGTCGGCCTGGAAACGAGTGTGAAGGAGATGATGAAGGTCGGCTGGCTGTCGTTTATCGTCGCCGTCGTCGGCGTTGTGGCTCCCTTCCTGATCGGCTACGGCGTCAGCGTTGCTCTGATCACGGATTTCCCTCCGGGCCTTCCACCCGGCCACGGCCACATGTTCGTCGGTGCCATTCTCTGCGCCACCAGTGTTGGCATTACAGCGCGCGTGTTCAAGGACCTGGGCAAACTGCAGACTCGCGAAGCCAAGGTGATCCTTGGTGCGGCTGTGATAGATGACGTCATCGGCCTGGTTATCCTGGCGGTGGTCGCCGGCATTATCGTCGCAGACGAGAACGGGGTGGAAGCCAGCGTCGTCACGATTGCCAGCATCACCACGCTGAAAGCCATCGTCTTCCTCGGTCTGGCGATCTTCCTGGGGCTGAAGTTGGCGCCGTACGGATTCCGTCTGATGGCGAAGCTTCGCGGCGCTCATCTGCTAGTGGCGACAGCGCTGATCTTCTGTTTCCTGCTTGCCTATCTGGCCAATGCGGTCGGTCTTGCGACGATCGTCGGTGCCTTCGCGGCCGGCCTTGTTCTGGAAGAATCCCACATCCGCCCGTTCTTGACGGGCGATGACGAGGAACATGCACATGACGCTCTTGGCCACCAACTGCACCCGCTCTCCGCCCTGGTTGTGCCGGTGTTCTTCGTTCTGATGGGCATCCAAGTGCAGCTCGAGACCTTCGCTCAAGTGGATGTGCTCGTGCTGGCCGCGCTTCTAACCGTTGCAGCCATCGTCGGTAAGCAAGTCTGCGGTCTGCCCATCAAGGGTGGTATCTGGTCGAAACTGACCGTTGGTTTCGGGATGATCCCTCGTGGCGAGGTCGGCCTGATCTTCGCCGCCATCGGTCGCGGCCTGGGCGTTGTCAGCCCATCAGTCTTCTCCGCGGTCGTGATCATGGTTATTGTGACCACTCTGATTACGCCGCCGCTCCTCCGCGTTTCGATGTTCCGGATCCCGGAAGAGTCGCACTGA